The DNA region AAAGGCGAAGGGGAAGCCGGAGCTGAAGGCCCTGCAGGCGGCGCTGCGGGCCGAGCACGCGGCCGTCTACGGCTACGGCGTCGTCGGCGGCCGCATCGGCGACGAGCGGCGGGCCGAGGCGCGCACGGCGTACGACGCGCATCGTGCCCGCCGGGACGAGCTCCGGCGCGCGGTACGTGGCCTGGGCGACGAGCCCGAGCCTTCCGCGGCGGCGTACGCCCTGCCGTTCCCGGTGCCCGACTCGGCGGCGGCCGCACGCCTCGCGGCCGAGCTCGAGGAGCGGGTCGCCGCCGTCTACTCCGATCTGGTCCGGGCCGCCGAGGGCGCCCGCCGCGGCACCGCGGCCGAGTCCCTGCGGGAGGCGGCGGTGCGGGCGGCGCGCTGGCGGGGCGGGAGCGTAGCCTTCCCTGGGCTCGCGGAGCGGTCCCGGGCGTCGGGAGACGGTGCGGGGTCCGCGTCACCGGGAGCGTGAGGCCGCTGGGCCGGGGGCGAGTGCGCTGTCGGGGTGAACGGGGGTCGGGCGTGCGGGCGCTGTGGGCGTGAGCGGGCCTTGGGCCTGGGCTCGGCTCGCGCTCCGCCGTCGGCGTCGGCCCGGCCGGGGCTCGCACTCGTCACCACGTACGTATGTCCGTCCTCCGGCTGTCCTCCGGCAGTCGGAACACGAACGCCTTCGGGCGACCGGGAAGGGAACACCTCGCGCATGGCTTTCGAACCGCCGCCGCGCCTCGTCCGTGCGCTCGGCGAGGCGACGCGCGACGCCGCCACCGACGACTGGCTGCACCGGCTGCCCGAACTCGCCGAGGAGGCCGTCGCGCGGCACGGGCTGACCGTGGAGCGGGTGCAGGTGCCCGGTGGCCGCAGCAGCCTCGTCGTCCTCGTCCGGACCCGTGAGGGCACGCCCGCCGTGCTCAAGCTGGTGCCGCCCCGGTCGCGGCCCGACAGCGAGCGGGCGGCGCTCGCGCACTGGGGCGGGACGGGGGCCGCGCGGCTCCTGGACGCCGCCGACGGGGCGCTGCTCGTCGAGCGGTTGCAGCGGGACGTGTCCGTGCGGTCGCTGCCCGAGGCCAAGTCCATGCTGGAGGCGGCCGGGACGTTGCGGCGGCTGTGGGTGGCGCCGCCCGGCGGGCACCGGTTCGAGACCGTCGCCGAGCGGACGGGGCGGCAGGCCGAGGCGATGGCCGCGTGCCCCGATCCGGACGTCCGGGTGCTCGTGGGCGCCGCTCTCGCCGCGCGCGAGGAACTGCTCGGCTCCGTGCCCTCGGAAGGGGGCGAGTTGCTGCTGCACGGGACCTTCCGGCAGAGCAAGGTGCTCGCGGCCGAGCGGGTGCCGTGGCTGGCCGTGGGGCCCGATCCGGTCGTCGGCGAGGCCGCGTTCGACCTGGCCCGGCTGGTGCGGGACCGGGTGGAGGACCTGATCGCCTCGCCGTCGGGGGCGGCGGTGACGCGGCGGCGCGTGAAGCGGTTGGCCGAGTCGCTGGACGTGGATCCCGAGCGGCTGCGGGGGTGGACGCTGTTCCGGGCCGTCGAGTCCGGGGTCCGGGCCCTGCGCGTGGGGCGGGAGCAGGACGCGGAGCTGCTGCTGGAGTTCGCGGGCTGGGTGTAGCCCTGCGAGGTTTTCCCCGACCCCGCCCCTTCCCTAAACCGGGGCTCCGCCCCGGACCCCGCTCCTCAATCGCCGGAGGGGCTGGAAAATCCAGCCCCTCCGGCGATTGAGGACGAGGCGCGAAGCGCCGATACGGGGTCTGCGTCGGAGAGCCCCAGGAGGGGCGGGCGGGGAAATGCCCGCCCGGCGTCCGAGGACGAGCGCGCAGCGCGATCGGCGGCGGACCGGCCTGCCCGGGTGGGGCGTGGGGAGCCCCCGGGCAGGGGGCTCCCGTCTCCGTTACGCCGTGAGGCGAGCGATCGCGTCGGCGACCGACAGCTCCTCCCGCTCCCCGGTCCGGCGGTCCTTGAGCTCCACCACGCCGTCGGCGGACCTGCGCCCCGCGACCAGGATCGTGGGGACGCCGATGAGCTCGGCGTCGGTGAACTTGACGCCGGGCGAGACGCCGGCGCGGTCGTCGACGAGGACACGCACGCCCGCGGCGTTCAGCTGCTCGGCGACGTCGAGGGCCAGCTCGGTCTGGACGGCCTTGCCGGCGGCGACGATGTGGACGTCGGCCGGGGCGATCTCCTTGGACCAGCACAGGCCCTGCTCGTCGGCGGTCTGCTCGACGAGGGCCGCGACGGCGCGGGAGACGCCGATGCCGTAGGAGCCCATGGTGACGCGGACGGGCTTGCCGTTCTGGCCGAGGACGTCGAGCTGGAAGGCGTCGGCGTACTTGCGGCCGAGCTGGAAGATGTGGCCGATCTCGATCGCCCGGTCGAGCTTCAGACCGGCGCCGCAGGCGGGGCAGGGGTCCCCGGCCTCGACCACGACGACGTCGAGGTAGTCGTCGACCTCGAAGTCGCGGCCGCAGACGACGTTGCGGGCGTGGGTGTCGGCCTTGTTGGCGCCGGTGATCCAGGAGGTGCCGGGCGCGACGCGCGGGTCGGCGATGTAGCGGACCTTCTCCAGGCCCTGGGGGCCGACGTAGCCACGGACGAGGTCGTCGCGGCCCACGAAGTCCTCGGCGGTGACCAGCTCGACCTCGGCGGGCGCGAGGTGCTCGCCGAGCTTGCCGAGGTCGACCTCGCGGTCACCGGGCACGCCGACGGCGACGATCTCACCGTCGACCTTGACGAGGAGGTTCTTGAGGGTGGCGGAGGCCGGGACGCCCAGGTGCTCGGCGAGGGTCTCGATGGTGGGGGTGTCGGGGGTGTCCAGCTCCTCCACGGCCGGGTGGCCGTCGACGGACACCGGCTTCAGGGGGAAGGTCACGGCCTCCGTGTTGGCGGCGTAGTCGCACTCGGGGCAGTCCACGAACGTGTCCTCACCGGCGGGCGCGGGCGCCAGGAACTCCTCGGACGCCGAGCCGCCCATGGCGCCGGACACGGCGGACACGATGCGGTAGTCCAGGCCGAGGCGCTCGAAGATGCGCTGGTAGGCGGCGCGGTGCAGGGCGTACGCCTCGGCGAGGCCCTCGTCGGAGGTGTCGAAGGAGTACGAGTCCTTCATCTGGAACTCGCGGCCGCGCAGCACGCCCGCGCGCGGACGGGCCTCGTCGCGGTACTTCGTCTGGATCTGGTAGAGGATCACCGGCAGGTCCTTGTAGGACGAGCACTGGTCCTTGACGACCTGGGTGAAGATCTCCTCGTGGGTGGGGCCGAGGAGGTAGTCGGAGCCCTTGCGGTCCTTGAGCCGGAACAGCAGGTCGCCGTACTCCTCGTAGCGCCCGCTGGCCTCGTAGGGCTCCTTGGGCAGCAGGGCGGGGAGCAGGACCTCCTGGCCGCCGATGGCGTCCATCTCCTCGCGGACGACGCGGGCGACGTTCTCGTAGACCTTCTTGCCGAGCGGCAGCCAGGTCCAGATGCCCGCGGCGGTCCGGCGGACGTAGCCGGCGCGGACCAGCAGCTTGTGGTTGAGGGTCTCCGCGTCCGCCGGGTCGTCGCGCAGTGTCTTGACCATCAAACGGGACATGCGCTGGACCTGGGCCATGGTGATCTCCTGCTACGAAAGGGTGATGGGCGCAGGTTAGCCGGGGGACGCGGGCACGTGGAAATCCGATTCAGGCGACGGGGCGCCGCAGGGGCAGCGGGGCGCCCATGACCACGTAGGGCTTGGGCGCGCTCGGGAACAGGACGTTGGTGGCCAGGTCGGTGTAGCCGAGGGAGCGGTACAGGGCGCGGGCGGGGCTCTCGGTGTCGATGGCGGAGAGGATGGAGCGGGGTTCGGCGGCGGTGTCGGTGATGCTGGTGATGAGGGCGCGGCCGAGGCCTCGGTTCTGGTAGCCGGGGCGTACGTGCAGCTCGGTGATCACGAAGGAGTCGTCGAGCCAGCCCTCGAGGCCCCAGCCGCGCAGATAGGGCTCGACGACGGTGGACCACCAGTGCGCGCGGTCGTTGGGCATGCCGTAGACGAAGCCGACGAGGCGTCCGTCGCGGGTGGTCGCGCCGAGCGCCCGCGCGCCGGGGTAGGTCAGGTGCCGCAGGACGATCTGGCGGCGCACCGTGATCTCGTCGTCGCTGAGTCCGAAGGCGACGGCTTGGACGCGCAGCGCGTCGTCCACGCGCGCGGCCAGGTCGACGGGCCCGATCACGACGTCGTCAGTCATGCGCGAACCCTACTTCGCGGCAGGTCGCCGACGGGCGGCGCCATGGCCTCGCCTCGGCCGGAAACGGCCCCCGTCAGGGGCGCGGGGAGCCGCGCGACCAGCCCGAGAAGGGTCGCGGACGCGTCTGCGTGGTCCCTCGGCAGACGCGTCGGCGGCATGTCGCGCGCCGAGCGCGCGACTCCCCGCGCCCCTGACGGGGCTCTCAGAACAGGACGCTCATGAAAGCACCGACCTCGCGAAAACCGACCCGGCGATACGTGGCACGCGCCGCCGTGTTGAAGTCGTTGACGTAGAGGCTGACGACCGGCGCGACGTCCGCGAGGGCGTACTTCAGGACGGCCGCCATGCCGGGGGCGGCGAGCCCCTGCCCCCGGTACTCGGGGGCGACCCAGACGCCCTGCACCTGGCAGGCGCGGTCCGTCGCGGCGCCGATCTCGGCCTTGAAGACCACGCGTCCTTCGGCGTCGATGCGGGCGAAGGAGCGTCCCGAGCCGACGAGTTCGGCGACCCGGGCCTGGTAGAGCAGGCCGCCGTCGCCGGCCAGCGGGGAGATCCCGACCTCCTCGGTGAACATCGCCACGCACGCCGGCATGATCGTCTCCATCTCGTCCTTGCGGACGCGGCGGACGTAAGGATCGGGTGCGATGTCGTCGGGCATCCGGTCGGTGATCATCAGGGGCTGCTGGGAGCGGACCTCCCGGGCGGGGCCCCAGGACGGTTCGAGCAGGCGCCACAGGAGGGCCGTGGGCTCGGCGGGGCCGACGATGGAGGAGCAGCGGCGTCCGGCCCTGCGGGCGCGGTCGGCGAAGCCGCGGACGGCGCGCGGGGTCGCGCAGATCGGGACGAGGTTGGCGCCCGCGTAGCACAGGGACTCCAGCATGCCGTCCTCGTACCAGCCCCACATCTCGCCGCCGAGGCGCCACGGGTCGAGGCCCGCGACGCGCACCCGGGCCGTGACGAAGGCGTTCGCGACCGGCTCGCGGTCGAGCACGGCGAGCGCGGCGTCCAGGTCGCTCGGATCGAGGACCCTGGTGGTGGTCTGGGTCAACACGTGCGGGGGCCTCACCATACGGTCTGCTGATCTCCGCACTGTACCTGGCGAGGTTCCGCGACGCCGCCCGGTCGCCGAGCGGCGGCCGGGCTGCGACCTGCGCGGTCAGCGGCTGTGCACGTGGCCGTGGCCGACCCGGATCTCGTCGATCTTGAGCTGGCGGTGGAAGTTGGGGGCGGTGGCGGCGGCCCAGGTGGTGCTGACGTCGAGCTTGAGCAGGCGGGTCCTGACGCCGTCGCCGAGGTCGATGAAGCGGATGCCCCGGGCGCTCTCCAGGACGCCCGCCTTGATCTGTCGCCACCGTCTGCCGTCGTCGCTGACGGACACGGTGTAGTCCTTGATGCGGGCGGAGTCCTCCGGCCTGCCGAAGGTCGAGCGGTTGTGGGTGGGTGACCACTCGCGCTGGTTGATGCCGAGGAACGCGGCCTTCTTGCGCTTGCCGAGGTCGAGGGTGACGGAGACGGGCAGCGTGCCCTTGTTGTCCGAGTACGTACTGAAGTCGCCGTCGGTCAGGGCGGGGTCGTCAGCCTTGACGGAGCCGGTCGGGTAGTAGCCCTCGCGGCCGCGTTCGGTCTCGACCTTGAAGACGGTGTCGTAGGCGTCCCAGTCCCTGATCGACCGGATGGTGAGGCTGCCGTCGCTCTGGGCGAAGGGCAGCTTCGCGCCGGTGCGCAGGTCGGTGACGCGTGTGACGCGGTGGCCGTTGTCACGCAGGCGGATCCGGTCGCCGGTGCTGGGGCGGGTGGTGACGTGGACGTACTGCGTGGTGGGCCGGGCTCGGCTGACGGTGACGTAGCCGTACGCGCCGTCGTTCCAGGCGCCGGGCTGCATGCCGCCGTAACGGTAGCCGCCGCCGTCGACGCCGCGGAGGGACTCCCGGATGGGCGGCAGGTAGTCCTTCATGAAGTCGGTGAACTTCTGCTGCTGGGGCGGGAACCTGCCGTCGACCATGGCCTGGAGGTCCATGAGGGACTTGATGGACGTGCCCGAATTGGCCACGTAGCAGCCGACGTTGAGGCCGGTGTCGACGGGGCGGTCCTGGCCGTCGTACCACCAGGCGCCGGTGCTCGGCACCTTGTAGCAGGACTCGGTCAGGCGCGGCATGGGCGTCCAGATCGCCGAGGGCTGGTCGTAGGCCGGGGTCATGCCGGTCTTCTGCTCGTGGGACACCATGTCCATGGCCGGAGTGTCCTCGTTGTTGTTGCTCAGCGTCATGTCGGGGCGCTTCGCGCGGATCTGCTCGTAGAGCTCGTGCTGCTCCCAGTACTCGTTGTCGTTGTCGATCCAGAAGCCGGACAGCTCGGGGTAGTCGGCCATGACCTCGAAGAAGTTGTCGTAGCTGAACTCGCCGAAGCCGGGCCTCGTGGTGAGGTCGACGTCGCGGCCCTTGTGGGCGGAGTACGCGGCCGAGTCGAGGGTCTCGATGCCCTGCTCGTCGTGCCACTTGGGGTCGTCGGTCATGTAGAGGATCGTCTTGACGCCCTTGGCCTCGCCCGCCTTGATCAGCTCGCCGAGGAAGTCGCGCCGGGTGGCGCAGGTGCCGGGGATCTTCGAGGGCCAGGGGCGGGCGTAGCCGAGGCGGGAGTGGAAGGTGGCGAGGACGATGTAGCTCGCGTCGAGCTTCTTGGCCTCGTCGACCCAGTAGTCGGGCGTCCAGCCGCCGTCGGTGACGGCCTTCTCCCAGGCCCGGCAGTCGTAGTGCTTGGGGCTGGTGAACATGCCCCAGTGCAGGAAGAGCCCGGCGGTGGCGTTCCTGAGCGTGGACTGGCGCGGCGGGTCGGGCACGGCCGGCTGCGACCGTGCGGCCGAGGTGCCCGACCCGGCGAGGAGGAGTCCGCCGAGGAGGGCGAGGACGGCGGCCCACAGGGGCAGGGATCCGGTGCGGTGCTTCGTGGCGGGTGTCATGGGTGGTGGACCTCGGTTCCGTTGACGAAGACCTTGCGGAGCGTGAGCTGGGGGGCGCCTTCGATGACGTTGGGCAGTTCGATGTCCGTGAAGTCGCAGTGGGCGATGTGCACGGGTCCGAAGGGGTGGGCGTCGAGCCCTTCGAGGTTGAGGGCGTGCCGGGCGCCGTCGTGCCGCACGTTCTCGACGCGTACGTTGCGGATGACGGCCCGGTGGGGGCCGCTCTGTCCGGCGTAGCGGGCGGTGAGGTAGACGCAGTCCCGGTCGATCCGACGCCCCGTGAAGTTCCGTACGTACACGCCGTCGATGGCGCCACCGCGCTTGGTGTTGGTCTTGAGGAAGACGGGGTGGCGGGGGTTGAAGCGGCCGGGGAAGTCGACGGGGTTGATCCGGCAGTTCTCCGCGAAGATGTCGTAGGCGCCGCCGGACATCTCGCTGCCGACGGCGATGCCGCCCCAGCGCCCCGAGAACACGCAGTCGCGCACGACGATGTTCCGGCTGGGCACTCCGACGCGGTGTCCGTCCTCGTCCCGCCCCGACTTCACGGCGATCGAGTCGTCCTCCGTGTGGAACCGGCAACCGGTGATGAGTACGTCCGTACAGCACTCGGGGTCGACACCGTCGCTGTTGTTGATGCGGCCGATGACGTCGACGTCCTTGATGAGGACGTTGGTGCACAGGACCGGGTGCAGGGTCCACATGGCGGGTTCGAGGACGGTGACGTCCTGGATGAGGACATTGCGGCAGCGGTAGAACTGGACCATGTTCGGCCGCAGTTGGTGTCCCGGCCCGAAGATCCGCTGCTCGACGGGGACCCCCTCCTCCCCCATGCGCCGCAGCTCGGCCTGGTCGGCGGGCTGCCCGCCCCCGGGGTCGCGCCAGCTCTTCCAGGGCCCGTCCATGCCCTGCCCGTCGAGGGTGCCGTGGCCGGTGACGGCGATGTCGTGCTGGCCGTGGGCGTAGACGAACGACGAGTAGTTCCAGCACTCGGTGCCCTCCCAGCGCGTGTACACCATCGGGAGGTAGTCGGCCGGGTCCGTGGAGAACAGGACGGTGCCGTCGACGCGCAGGTTCACCCGGCTGCGGAGTCGGATCGCGCCGGTCAGGAAGCGGCCGCCCTCGGGTACGACGACGTGGCCGCCGCCGGCCTCGTGGCAGGCGGTGACGGCGCGCCGGAACGCGGCGGTGTTCTTCGTGAGGCCGTCCCCCACCGCCCCGAAATCCCGTATGTCGAAGCGCCGTCGGGGGAAGCGAGGCGGCTTGATCCGGGCGAGGATCGCGGGGACGCGGGACCAGGGGTCGGCGGTGGTGTCACGCACGGCGTGCGCAGCGTGCGCGGGCAGCAGGGGGGTCGCCGCCGCGAGGGCGCCTGCGGTCAGAGCCGTACGACGGGTGGGACCGGTGGGACGTGCACGCACGGGGCATCACGCTCCAGGGACGGGGAGGTCGAGTGCGACGACTTTGCGGGGCGGAGCGGGTCGGGGGGGGCGGAGCGGCTGAGTGGGGCGGTTGCTGGGCGGGGCGGCCTTGCTGGGTCAGGGGCACGCGCCCCGCGACCCGTTGTCATCGGATGAATCACTGCCACGCCGAGCATGACGAGGGCATCAATGACGCGAGATAGCGCTTTCTGACCTCAAGCTCCCGAACAAGGTCCTGCGATACATCGGAGCTGTCAAGATGGTGCGCTGGTGGAACCGCGAACGTGCAGCTCGACGGGGAGGGCTTCGGAGGCGGCTTCGCCCTGGTCACAGCCGGTCCCGCCGCCCGCCTCGCCGTCCACGTCGCCGTCGTCGCCGTCCGTGTCTCCGCTCATCAGCCGGACGAGCGCGAGGGCGGCCGCCCGGCCGAGCCCGCTTCGGGGTACCGCTACCGTCGTGAGCGGCGGCGAGGAGAACCGGGCCAGGTCGATCTCGTCGAAGCCGGTGAGGGAGATGTCGTCGGGGACGCGTACGCCCAGTTCGGCGAGGCGGGACAGCAGGCCGAGGGCGACGAAGTCGTTGTACGCGACCAGGGCGGTGCCCTCGGCCGCCAGTGCCCGCTCGGCGACCGCGTAGCCGTCGTCCGTGGTGGAGCCGCAGGCCAGCACGGTCGCGCGCAGGCCGAAGGCCTCGGCCCCGGCCAGGGCGCGCAGCCGCTCCCGGTTGGCCCAGGAGCCCTCGGGTCCGGCGAGGTAGACGACGCGGCGGTGGCCGAGCTGGGCGAGGTGTCCGCAGACGGCGAGCACGCCCTGGTGGAAGTCGACGCCGACGGTGTGCAGGGCGAGTCCGGGGACGCGACGGTTGGCGACGAGGAGCGGGGCGCCGCGGCCCGCGAGGGCGGCGAGGTCCGTGCGGGGCATGCGGGGTGCGCACAGGAGGAGGCCGTCGGCGTACCTGAGCAGGTCCTCCGCGAGGTCGCGTTCGACGGCCGGGGCCTCGTCGGAGTCCATCACGAGGACGCGGGCGCCGCTGGCGCGCACCGTCGCGGTGAAAGCCTTCACCAGGTCGCTGAAGTGCGGGTTCGCCAGGTCCGGTACGAGGACGCCGAGGGTGCCGGAGTGGCCGCGGGCCAGGCCTTGGGCGGTGGCGCTCGGGCGGTAGCCGAGGTCGGCGATGGCCCGGCGGACGCGGTGGGCGAGGGCGGGGTCGACGGTGGTGACGTCGTTGAGCACGCGGGAGACGGTGGTCACGGAGGCGTCGGCCTCCCGCGCCACGTCCCCGATGGTGACGCGCCCGCGCCGCCTCCCCGCCATCGGCCGCCTCCCCGCCCCCGGGGAACCGCTTCCCCGGCCTCGGGAAGGTCTTTCCCCGCGGCGGCCCGCGTACTCGGGCGTACTCGGCCCTGCACAGCAACGCGCCCCGCTGCTGCGCGGCGGTTCCCTCCCACCCGCGCAGGGGGGAGGGAACCGGGGAAACCGGACAAGGCCCGGGGGCCGGGACTAGCTGATCGTGACCGACGGTTCGCCCGACGTCACGCCGTCCTTCTCCATCTGCTCGGCGATCTTCATCGCCTCTTCGATCAGGGTCTCCACGATCTTCGACTCCGGCACCGTCTTGATGACCTCACCCTTGACGAAGATCTGGCCCTTGCCGTTACCGGACGCGACACCCAGATCGGCCTCACGCGCCTCACCCGGCCCGTTCACCACACACCCCATGACAGCGACGCGCAGCGGCACCTCCATGCCGTCCAGACCCGCCGTCACCTCGTCCGCCAGCTTGTACACATCCACCTGCGCACGCCCGCACGAGGGGCAGGAGACGATCTCCAGGCGGCGCTGGCGCAGGTTCAAGGACTCCAGGATCTGGATGCCGACCTTGACCTCCTCCGCCGGCGGGGCCGAGAGGGAGACGCGGATCGTGTCGCCGATGCCCTCGGAGAGCAGCGCGCCGAAGGCGACCGCCGACTTGATCGTGCCCTGGAACGCGGGACCCGCCTCCGTCACACCCAGGTGCAACGGATAGTCACACTGCGCGGCCAACTGCCGGTAGGCGTTGACCATGACCACCGGGTCGTTGTGCTTCACCGAGATCTTGATGTCCCGGAAGCCGTGCTCCTCGAACAGCGACGCCTCCCACAGCGCCGACTCCACCAACGCCTCCGGCGTCGCCTTGCCGTACTTCTTCAGGAGACGGGCGTCCAGCGACCCGGCGTTGACCCCGATCCGGATCGGCGTCCCCGCGTCGTTCGCCGCCCGCGCGATCTCCTTGACCTTGTCGTCGAACTGCTTGATGTTGCCCGGGTTCACCCGCACCGCCGCACACCCGGCATCGATCGCCGCGAACACGTACTTCGGCTGGAAGTGAATGTCCGCGATCACCGGAATCTGCGACTTCCGCGCGATCGTCGCCAGCGCGTCCGCGTCGTCCTGCGTCGGACACGCCACCCGCACGATCTGACACCCCGACGCCGTCAGCTCCGCGATCTGCTGCAACGTCGCCCCGATGTCCGACGTACGCGTCGTCGTCATCGACTGCACCGACACCGGCGCGTCCCCGCCGACGGCCACCGTACCGACCTGGATCTTGCGGCTGACCCGGCGGTCGGCAAGCTTGGTCGGTACGGACGGGATTCCGAGAGAAACGGCAGTCATCTGGCGTGCATCCCCAAGGTGTGGATCAAGGTCCCGAGTT from Streptomyces flavofungini includes:
- a CDS encoding LacI family DNA-binding transcriptional regulator produces the protein MAGRRRGRVTIGDVAREADASVTTVSRVLNDVTTVDPALAHRVRRAIADLGYRPSATAQGLARGHSGTLGVLVPDLANPHFSDLVKAFTATVRASGARVLVMDSDEAPAVERDLAEDLLRYADGLLLCAPRMPRTDLAALAGRGAPLLVANRRVPGLALHTVGVDFHQGVLAVCGHLAQLGHRRVVYLAGPEGSWANRERLRALAGAEAFGLRATVLACGSTTDDGYAVAERALAAEGTALVAYNDFVALGLLSRLAELGVRVPDDISLTGFDEIDLARFSSPPLTTVAVPRSGLGRAAALALVRLMSGDTDGDDGDVDGEAGGGTGCDQGEAASEALPVELHVRGSTSAPS
- a CDS encoding proline--tRNA ligase, giving the protein MAQVQRMSRLMVKTLRDDPADAETLNHKLLVRAGYVRRTAAGIWTWLPLGKKVYENVARVVREEMDAIGGQEVLLPALLPKEPYEASGRYEEYGDLLFRLKDRKGSDYLLGPTHEEIFTQVVKDQCSSYKDLPVILYQIQTKYRDEARPRAGVLRGREFQMKDSYSFDTSDEGLAEAYALHRAAYQRIFERLGLDYRIVSAVSGAMGGSASEEFLAPAPAGEDTFVDCPECDYAANTEAVTFPLKPVSVDGHPAVEELDTPDTPTIETLAEHLGVPASATLKNLLVKVDGEIVAVGVPGDREVDLGKLGEHLAPAEVELVTAEDFVGRDDLVRGYVGPQGLEKVRYIADPRVAPGTSWITGANKADTHARNVVCGRDFEVDDYLDVVVVEAGDPCPACGAGLKLDRAIEIGHIFQLGRKYADAFQLDVLGQNGKPVRVTMGSYGIGVSRAVAALVEQTADEQGLCWSKEIAPADVHIVAAGKAVQTELALDVAEQLNAAGVRVLVDDRAGVSPGVKFTDAELIGVPTILVAGRRSADGVVELKDRRTGEREELSVADAIARLTA
- a CDS encoding alpha-L-fucosidase; protein product: MTPATKHRTGSLPLWAAVLALLGGLLLAGSGTSAARSQPAVPDPPRQSTLRNATAGLFLHWGMFTSPKHYDCRAWEKAVTDGGWTPDYWVDEAKKLDASYIVLATFHSRLGYARPWPSKIPGTCATRRDFLGELIKAGEAKGVKTILYMTDDPKWHDEQGIETLDSAAYSAHKGRDVDLTTRPGFGEFSYDNFFEVMADYPELSGFWIDNDNEYWEQHELYEQIRAKRPDMTLSNNNEDTPAMDMVSHEQKTGMTPAYDQPSAIWTPMPRLTESCYKVPSTGAWWYDGQDRPVDTGLNVGCYVANSGTSIKSLMDLQAMVDGRFPPQQQKFTDFMKDYLPPIRESLRGVDGGGYRYGGMQPGAWNDGAYGYVTVSRARPTTQYVHVTTRPSTGDRIRLRDNGHRVTRVTDLRTGAKLPFAQSDGSLTIRSIRDWDAYDTVFKVETERGREGYYPTGSVKADDPALTDGDFSTYSDNKGTLPVSVTLDLGKRKKAAFLGINQREWSPTHNRSTFGRPEDSARIKDYTVSVSDDGRRWRQIKAGVLESARGIRFIDLGDGVRTRLLKLDVSTTWAAATAPNFHRQLKIDEIRVGHGHVHSR
- a CDS encoding aminoglycoside phosphotransferase family protein, with protein sequence MAFEPPPRLVRALGEATRDAATDDWLHRLPELAEEAVARHGLTVERVQVPGGRSSLVVLVRTREGTPAVLKLVPPRSRPDSERAALAHWGGTGAARLLDAADGALLVERLQRDVSVRSLPEAKSMLEAAGTLRRLWVAPPGGHRFETVAERTGRQAEAMAACPDPDVRVLVGAALAAREELLGSVPSEGGELLLHGTFRQSKVLAAERVPWLAVGPDPVVGEAAFDLARLVRDRVEDLIASPSGAAVTRRRVKRLAESLDVDPERLRGWTLFRAVESGVRALRVGREQDAELLLEFAGWV
- a CDS encoding ferritin-like domain-containing protein — its product is MKALQAALRAEHAAVYGYGVVGGRIGDERRAEARTAYDAHRARRDELRRAVRGLGDEPEPSAAAYALPFPVPDSAAAARLAAELEERVAAVYSDLVRAAEGARRGTAAESLREAAVRAARWRGGSVAFPGLAERSRASGDGAGSASPGA
- a CDS encoding glycoside hydrolase family 28 protein, coding for MRARPTGPTRRTALTAGALAAATPLLPAHAAHAVRDTTADPWSRVPAILARIKPPRFPRRRFDIRDFGAVGDGLTKNTAAFRRAVTACHEAGGGHVVVPEGGRFLTGAIRLRSRVNLRVDGTVLFSTDPADYLPMVYTRWEGTECWNYSSFVYAHGQHDIAVTGHGTLDGQGMDGPWKSWRDPGGGQPADQAELRRMGEEGVPVEQRIFGPGHQLRPNMVQFYRCRNVLIQDVTVLEPAMWTLHPVLCTNVLIKDVDVIGRINNSDGVDPECCTDVLITGCRFHTEDDSIAVKSGRDEDGHRVGVPSRNIVVRDCVFSGRWGGIAVGSEMSGGAYDIFAENCRINPVDFPGRFNPRHPVFLKTNTKRGGAIDGVYVRNFTGRRIDRDCVYLTARYAGQSGPHRAVIRNVRVENVRHDGARHALNLEGLDAHPFGPVHIAHCDFTDIELPNVIEGAPQLTLRKVFVNGTEVHHP
- the ispG gene encoding flavodoxin-dependent (E)-4-hydroxy-3-methylbut-2-enyl-diphosphate synthase, with the protein product MTAVSLGIPSVPTKLADRRVSRKIQVGTVAVGGDAPVSVQSMTTTRTSDIGATLQQIAELTASGCQIVRVACPTQDDADALATIARKSQIPVIADIHFQPKYVFAAIDAGCAAVRVNPGNIKQFDDKVKEIARAANDAGTPIRIGVNAGSLDARLLKKYGKATPEALVESALWEASLFEEHGFRDIKISVKHNDPVVMVNAYRQLAAQCDYPLHLGVTEAGPAFQGTIKSAVAFGALLSEGIGDTIRVSLSAPPAEEVKVGIQILESLNLRQRRLEIVSCPSCGRAQVDVYKLADEVTAGLDGMEVPLRVAVMGCVVNGPGEAREADLGVASGNGKGQIFVKGEVIKTVPESKIVETLIEEAMKIAEQMEKDGVTSGEPSVTIS
- a CDS encoding GNAT family N-acetyltransferase yields the protein MTDDVVIGPVDLAARVDDALRVQAVAFGLSDDEITVRRQIVLRHLTYPGARALGATTRDGRLVGFVYGMPNDRAHWWSTVVEPYLRGWGLEGWLDDSFVITELHVRPGYQNRGLGRALITSITDTAAEPRSILSAIDTESPARALYRSLGYTDLATNVLFPSAPKPYVVMGAPLPLRRPVA
- a CDS encoding GNAT family N-acetyltransferase, which produces MLTQTTTRVLDPSDLDAALAVLDREPVANAFVTARVRVAGLDPWRLGGEMWGWYEDGMLESLCYAGANLVPICATPRAVRGFADRARRAGRRCSSIVGPAEPTALLWRLLEPSWGPAREVRSQQPLMITDRMPDDIAPDPYVRRVRKDEMETIMPACVAMFTEEVGISPLAGDGGLLYQARVAELVGSGRSFARIDAEGRVVFKAEIGAATDRACQVQGVWVAPEYRGQGLAAPGMAAVLKYALADVAPVVSLYVNDFNTAARATYRRVGFREVGAFMSVLF